A single genomic interval of Lewinellaceae bacterium harbors:
- a CDS encoding RagB/SusD family nutrient uptake outer membrane protein, with amino-acid sequence MKKYSKIVLMLIGTVLSACTDLELSPQSEAVPDVVFQDPGSYRQFLAKIYAGLATTGQQGPAGSADIQGIDEGVSSYTRMLFYAEELPTETAQVGWNDQTIKDFAFHTWNSDDPFITGLYYRLFYQVTIANEFLRESTEGKLDSRGFNDEVKTEVAAYRTEARFVRALAYWHALDLFRNIPFFTEEDALGAEAPAQGTPQEVFNFIESELLAIENALPGPGENEYARADRAAAWTLLAKLYLNAEVYVGQNRYSDCLNYCSKIIDSGVYSLNPVFQNNFNADNHTSPEFIFPVAFDGTRTQGYGGTTFLTHAPVGGDMQNDDYGIDNGWGGIRVSRQFVELFPDVTGDIDSRAIFFTQGQNIDVTVDNVGDFTNGYPMPKFTNITSDGDPGSNLGFPDTDFPMFRLADIYLMYAECVVRGGGGDMGTAVDYVNLVRERAYGDQTGNITAAELTLDFLLDERGRELAYECHRRTDRIRFGKFTVDGLWQLKGRADEGVPTPEWRNIYPIPSAEIIANPKLKQNPNY; translated from the coding sequence ATGAAAAAATATTCGAAAATAGTATTGATGCTCATCGGCACAGTGCTTTCCGCCTGCACCGACCTGGAACTCAGCCCGCAGAGCGAGGCCGTTCCGGACGTCGTGTTCCAGGATCCAGGCTCCTATCGCCAATTCCTGGCAAAGATTTATGCAGGGCTGGCCACTACCGGGCAACAAGGCCCGGCCGGCAGCGCCGACATACAAGGTATTGACGAAGGGGTATCTTCCTATACCCGCATGCTGTTCTACGCAGAGGAGCTTCCGACTGAAACTGCTCAAGTTGGCTGGAATGACCAGACGATCAAGGATTTTGCCTTCCATACCTGGAATTCCGACGACCCCTTCATTACCGGCCTTTATTACCGGTTGTTCTACCAGGTAACCATCGCCAACGAATTCCTGCGGGAATCGACTGAGGGCAAACTCGACAGCCGGGGTTTTAATGACGAGGTGAAAACAGAGGTTGCCGCCTACCGCACCGAGGCGCGCTTCGTTCGCGCACTTGCCTACTGGCACGCTCTGGACCTCTTCCGCAACATCCCTTTCTTTACCGAGGAGGATGCTTTGGGAGCTGAAGCCCCGGCTCAGGGTACGCCGCAAGAGGTGTTCAACTTTATCGAATCTGAACTGCTGGCCATTGAAAATGCCCTTCCGGGCCCGGGAGAGAATGAGTATGCCCGGGCAGACCGGGCTGCCGCCTGGACCCTGCTGGCTAAGTTGTACCTCAATGCAGAAGTTTATGTAGGCCAAAACCGCTATTCGGATTGCCTCAACTATTGCAGCAAGATCATCGATTCCGGCGTATATTCGCTGAACCCGGTATTCCAAAACAACTTCAATGCCGACAACCACACCTCTCCCGAATTCATTTTCCCGGTTGCTTTTGACGGCACCCGGACGCAGGGGTACGGTGGAACAACCTTCCTGACTCACGCACCCGTCGGAGGCGATATGCAAAACGATGATTACGGGATCGACAACGGTTGGGGCGGAATTCGGGTGTCCCGCCAATTTGTGGAATTGTTCCCGGATGTAACCGGCGATATCGACTCGCGGGCCATCTTTTTCACTCAGGGCCAAAATATTGACGTTACGGTCGACAATGTAGGAGACTTCACCAACGGCTACCCCATGCCCAAGTTCACGAACATCACTTCCGACGGCGACCCGGGCAGCAACCTCGGTTTCCCGGATACGGACTTCCCGATGTTCCGCCTGGCGGACATTTACCTCATGTACGCAGAATGCGTGGTCAGAGGCGGAGGAGGCGACATGGGCACTGCGGTCGATTACGTCAACCTTGTCCGGGAAAGAGCCTACGGCGATCAAACTGGCAATATCACTGCTGCTGAACTGACCCTGGACTTCCTCCTGGACGAACGCGGACGGGAACTGGCCTACGAATGCCACCGCCGCACGGACCGGATTCGCTTCGGCAAATTTACGGTGGACGGCCTGTGGCAACTGAAAGGCAGAGCAGACGAAGGCGTGCCAACCCCCGAATGGCGGAACATTTACCCCATTCCCTCGGCTGAGATCATTGCCAACCCGAAACTGAAGCAGAATCCGAACTATTAA
- a CDS encoding TonB-dependent receptor: MKNFLRFIVVLMAMLVLAGQAWAQGTVKGSAKDDNGEPLIGATVLLVGTSRGTATDFDGNYVLENVPAGEQQLMASYTGYADQSQTVMVLDGQEVTLNFQLGEDVEVLEEVVVIGYGSIKKDDATGAVNAVSDESFNRGAIISPDQLITGKIAGVQITANSGEPGGQSSIRIRGGTSVNANNEPLYVIDGVPIDNAGINPGGFQAGRNPLNFLNPEDIETFTVLKDASATAIYGSRGANGVIMITTKRGKAGDRPRISYNAWVSVADAVNTVEVLNADQFRSLVTSAQPENLKLLQNADTDWQNEVLQSAFGQNHNLSLMGGGESFGYRASIGYLNQDGILRTSNTERTNFSLNYNHNMLDNSLKVNFNLKGAFTKDRISPNGVIGAGVAYNPTLPILDPGSIFAGYYEYPISVLNAGTNPVSELEQTLDQNEGVRGLGNMEINYELPFVKGLSAKVNVGFDINKGERSRFLPSTIRYQLNSANPGEVRAENYTRISSLLETYLTYDKPLESIDSRLNFLAGYSYQDFNNSFPSYVASGLPNDFFGANNPSGAAELSVRNSVIENRLISFFGRVNFDVSNKYLFTATVRRDGSSRFGPNNRWGVFPSAALGWKISEEPFMEGALDVLSSLKLRLGWGITGNQEIGDYNYLARYLPGDALAQYQFGNGFVTTLRPTAFDPNLKWEETQTLNAGIDFDFLSGRFGGSIDVYQKKTDDLLFTVNVPAGTNLANRVLTNIGSLENKGIELALNGYVVDSRSFQWNLGFNVAYNRNEITKTIGDEDETFLGIQYGGISGGTGTTIQVLRKGESVNSFFVYEHILDANGLPRSDKIDYNEDGAANLLDIYIDQNGDGTINESDRIVYESALPNLTYGLTSRMNYKNFDLNFTLRASTGNFVYNNVLSGNSARQNVTNQSSPPSNLLVRGLLVDFEAPQYLSDYYVEDASFLRMDNITLGYNFPIAGKGISLRLYATAQNLFVLTDYTGLDPEIGNRAGSGLPELGIDRDIFPRARTFIFGGNLEF; this comes from the coding sequence ATGAAAAATTTCCTACGCTTTATCGTAGTTCTTATGGCGATGCTAGTGCTGGCCGGACAGGCTTGGGCACAAGGCACGGTCAAAGGATCGGCGAAAGATGACAATGGGGAGCCCCTGATCGGCGCCACCGTTCTCCTGGTAGGCACCAGCCGTGGCACGGCAACCGATTTCGACGGCAACTACGTCCTCGAAAACGTTCCGGCCGGAGAACAGCAATTAATGGCTTCCTATACCGGATACGCGGACCAGTCCCAAACCGTAATGGTTTTGGACGGGCAGGAGGTTACACTCAACTTCCAATTAGGGGAGGATGTCGAAGTACTGGAAGAAGTAGTCGTTATCGGCTATGGCTCGATAAAAAAGGACGACGCCACCGGCGCCGTCAATGCTGTTAGCGACGAAAGCTTCAACCGGGGCGCCATTATTTCCCCGGATCAGCTGATTACAGGCAAGATAGCCGGCGTGCAAATTACGGCCAACAGCGGCGAACCGGGCGGGCAATCTTCTATCCGCATCCGGGGCGGGACTTCGGTAAATGCCAACAACGAACCGCTCTACGTTATCGATGGAGTTCCCATTGACAACGCGGGCATCAACCCCGGCGGTTTCCAGGCAGGCCGCAACCCGCTCAACTTTTTGAACCCGGAAGACATCGAGACCTTCACCGTGCTCAAAGATGCTTCCGCCACCGCTATCTACGGTTCACGCGGGGCCAACGGAGTGATCATGATCACGACCAAAAGAGGCAAGGCTGGAGACCGCCCGCGGATCAGCTACAATGCCTGGGTTTCTGTTGCCGACGCCGTCAATACAGTGGAGGTGCTGAATGCCGACCAATTCCGGTCGCTGGTCACGTCCGCCCAACCGGAGAACCTAAAACTGCTCCAGAATGCGGATACCGACTGGCAGAACGAGGTGCTGCAATCCGCCTTCGGCCAAAACCACAACCTGAGCCTGATGGGCGGCGGGGAAAGTTTTGGTTACCGGGCCTCCATTGGTTACCTGAACCAGGATGGCATCCTCCGCACGTCGAATACGGAGCGGACCAACTTCTCTCTGAATTACAACCACAACATGCTGGACAACAGCCTCAAGGTAAACTTTAACCTCAAAGGCGCCTTCACCAAAGACCGCATCAGCCCCAATGGCGTCATCGGCGCCGGAGTGGCTTACAACCCTACCCTGCCGATACTCGACCCCGGCAGCATTTTTGCCGGCTACTACGAGTATCCTATATCTGTACTGAACGCAGGAACCAACCCCGTATCGGAGCTGGAACAGACCCTCGACCAAAACGAAGGGGTACGCGGCCTGGGCAACATGGAAATAAACTACGAACTGCCCTTTGTCAAGGGGCTGAGCGCCAAAGTGAACGTAGGTTTTGACATCAACAAAGGCGAGCGCAGCCGCTTTCTGCCTTCCACCATCCGTTACCAACTCAACAGCGCCAATCCGGGTGAAGTACGGGCGGAAAACTATACCCGGATAAGTTCTCTGCTGGAAACTTACCTGACCTACGACAAGCCCCTGGAGTCCATCGACAGCAGGTTGAACTTCCTGGCGGGCTACTCTTACCAGGACTTTAATAATTCTTTCCCGTCTTATGTGGCCAGTGGCTTGCCGAATGACTTTTTCGGCGCCAATAACCCATCCGGGGCCGCAGAATTGTCAGTAAGGAATTCGGTCATTGAAAACCGGCTCATCTCTTTCTTTGGGCGCGTCAACTTCGACGTATCCAACAAATACCTCTTCACGGCAACGGTGCGCCGGGATGGGTCTTCCCGTTTCGGCCCCAACAACCGCTGGGGTGTCTTCCCTTCCGCCGCTCTTGGATGGAAAATCTCTGAAGAGCCTTTCATGGAAGGAGCGTTGGATGTGTTGAGCAGCCTCAAATTGCGGCTGGGCTGGGGCATCACCGGCAACCAGGAAATCGGCGATTACAATTACCTGGCCCGTTACCTTCCGGGAGACGCCCTGGCTCAATATCAATTTGGCAACGGTTTTGTAACCACCCTGCGTCCTACTGCGTTCGACCCCAACCTGAAGTGGGAAGAGACCCAAACCCTGAACGCCGGTATTGATTTTGACTTTCTGAGCGGCCGCTTCGGGGGTTCTATCGATGTATACCAAAAGAAGACAGACGACTTGCTGTTCACCGTCAATGTTCCGGCCGGCACCAACCTGGCCAACCGGGTACTGACCAATATCGGCTCGTTGGAAAACAAAGGCATCGAACTGGCACTCAACGGCTATGTGGTCGACTCCCGGAGCTTCCAGTGGAACCTGGGCTTCAACGTGGCGTACAACCGGAATGAGATCACCAAGACCATTGGCGATGAAGACGAAACCTTCCTCGGCATCCAGTACGGCGGCATCTCCGGCGGCACGGGCACGACCATTCAGGTGCTTCGCAAGGGAGAATCCGTCAATTCTTTCTTCGTCTACGAGCACATCCTGGACGCCAACGGGCTGCCCCGGTCCGACAAAATTGACTACAATGAAGACGGCGCCGCCAACCTGCTGGACATTTACATCGACCAGAATGGCGACGGCACCATCAACGAAAGCGACCGCATCGTTTACGAATCGGCGCTGCCCAACCTGACTTATGGCTTGACTTCCAGGATGAATTACAAGAATTTCGACCTGAACTTTACCCTGCGCGCCAGCACAGGCAACTTTGTTTACAACAACGTGCTGTCCGGGAACAGCGCCCGCCAGAATGTGACCAACCAATCCTCCCCGCCGAGCAACCTGCTGGTTAGGGGCTTGCTGGTCGATTTCGAAGCCCCTCAGTATCTGTCTGACTATTATGTGGAAGACGCTTCCTTCCTGCGGATGGACAACATCACCCTGGGATACAATTTCCCAATTGCCGGCAAGGGCATTTCCCTGCGCCTGTACGCCACCGCCCAGAACCTCTTCGTCCTGACTGATTACACCGGACTGGACCCCGAAATCGGCAACCGCGCCGGCTCGGGCCTTCCCGAACTGGGCATCGACCGGGATATTTTCCCGAGAGCGCGCACCTTTATCTTTGGCGGGAACCTTGAATTTTAA
- a CDS encoding choice-of-anchor B family protein, which produces MSIRRHYVLSGYLSQLPDSASLVFQDNIHFTRSHNLFIDEPNGRLYLAGSNAIFNGVAAYSLSENPAEPAFLGAWPLPGGYFHDIYVRNHIAYCSHGGNGLWVYDFSNLDSIQALGNLTSYPEQGYNHSSWLNEDGTQLVFADETHGTSLKLADVSSLENIQILDLFRSELLAPAATNSIAHNPFIRDQYIIASYYHDGVQVFDFSNPEEVERIAYYDTYPENQNYSGYEGCWGVYPFLPSGNIIASDISHGLFVLSADSIRFETAPPLEARIEVLAGSLYNCEGDTVALAASQAGLDTYEWLLDGELMAYGPELLATLPGAYQLVVGDGRCAKTSETLDLAFSPVPEAELPESPFIYCGEAPPAISTPSQGDAYRWFLNGAPIDGADGPTLDIQDGGIYQVEVSGNGCSNLSGELEVILGQMPSPLLNLILPDTYCAGTDEAIIDAEGSGNLFYTIMEAGSTAADTFNNVYAITASGTYYIEAFTEYCSMAIEPPLEFFFHEPVVPALRVEGNILTSSPAATYQWYQDGDVIPGATGQSFTAQESGLYAVATTDGNGCSARSETILLDVSSNVNFLTKKGIRLYPNPAGAYLFLEANTEPQAYRILAVSGQDLTDWRQWKPGQPTIDTEALPVGAYLVQLLFEDGMGSLRIIKQ; this is translated from the coding sequence TTGAGTATCCGCCGCCACTACGTTTTGAGCGGATACCTGAGCCAACTGCCGGACTCGGCATCCCTGGTTTTTCAGGACAACATCCATTTTACCCGTTCCCACAACCTGTTCATCGACGAACCCAACGGCCGCCTGTACCTCGCCGGTTCGAATGCAATCTTCAATGGAGTTGCCGCCTACAGCCTTTCCGAAAACCCGGCCGAACCGGCCTTTCTGGGCGCATGGCCCCTGCCCGGAGGGTATTTCCACGATATTTATGTACGCAACCACATCGCCTATTGTTCCCACGGCGGAAACGGGCTTTGGGTTTATGACTTCTCCAACCTCGATTCCATACAAGCGTTGGGCAACCTGACTTCCTATCCCGAGCAGGGGTACAATCACTCCAGTTGGCTCAACGAAGACGGCACTCAACTGGTATTTGCCGACGAGACCCACGGCACCAGCCTCAAGCTTGCCGACGTTTCCAGCCTTGAAAACATACAAATTCTGGACCTCTTCCGCTCGGAGTTGCTTGCGCCCGCCGCCACCAACAGCATCGCCCATAACCCTTTCATCAGGGATCAATACATCATCGCCTCTTATTACCACGATGGCGTCCAGGTATTTGACTTTTCCAACCCGGAGGAAGTCGAAAGAATTGCTTATTACGATACCTACCCCGAGAACCAAAATTACTCTGGTTACGAGGGCTGCTGGGGCGTTTACCCCTTCCTCCCGTCGGGCAATATCATCGCCTCCGATATCAGCCATGGCCTTTTTGTCCTTTCGGCAGACAGTATTCGTTTTGAAACCGCCCCTCCTCTTGAAGCCCGAATTGAGGTGCTGGCGGGTTCTCTTTACAACTGTGAAGGAGACACTGTAGCATTGGCAGCCAGCCAGGCCGGCCTCGACACTTACGAATGGTTGCTTGATGGCGAGCTTATGGCTTATGGGCCGGAATTGTTGGCCACCCTGCCCGGCGCCTACCAGTTGGTTGTTGGCGACGGGCGGTGTGCCAAAACCTCGGAAACCCTTGATCTAGCCTTCTCCCCTGTTCCGGAGGCCGAACTTCCAGAGTCTCCTTTTATTTACTGCGGAGAAGCGCCGCCTGCCATTTCCACTCCCTCCCAGGGAGATGCCTACCGTTGGTTCCTCAACGGAGCCCCGATTGATGGCGCCGACGGCCCAACCCTCGACATCCAGGACGGCGGCATTTATCAGGTAGAGGTATCCGGCAATGGCTGCAGCAACTTGTCCGGAGAACTGGAAGTCATCCTGGGGCAAATGCCCTCTCCTCTGCTCAACCTTATCCTTCCCGATACTTACTGTGCCGGCACGGACGAAGCCATTATCGATGCGGAGGGCTCTGGCAACCTGTTTTATACGATAATGGAAGCAGGCAGCACGGCAGCCGATACTTTCAACAATGTTTATGCCATAACTGCCTCCGGAACCTATTATATCGAGGCCTTTACCGAATATTGCTCGATGGCTATTGAGCCGCCTTTGGAGTTTTTTTTCCACGAGCCTGTCGTTCCGGCGCTAAGGGTTGAGGGCAATATCCTTACCAGTTCTCCGGCAGCAACCTACCAGTGGTATCAGGATGGCGATGTGATCCCCGGGGCAACTGGGCAAAGCTTCACCGCCCAGGAAAGCGGCCTGTACGCGGTAGCAACGACAGACGGCAACGGCTGCTCCGCCCGGTCGGAAACCATTCTGCTGGATGTGAGCAGCAATGTAAATTTCCTGACAAAAAAGGGCATCCGCTTGTACCCCAACCCCGCCGGCGCTTACCTCTTCCTGGAAGCCAACACCGAGCCTCAGGCCTATCGCATACTCGCCGTTAGCGGGCAAGATCTTACCGACTGGCGCCAATGGAAGCCGGGGCAGCCAACCATAGATACAGAAGCCCTGCCCGTCGGCGCTTACCTGGTCCAGTTGTTGTTCGAGGATGGAATGGGCAGCCTTCGGATCATCAAACAGTAG